AGTATAGGGGGCGGCAGGGGAGCGTCAAGGCGGGCGGCCATGTTACGGCCGCGCGCGGTCGCGTTACGTTTCGTAACGGCGTCTCGGGGCGCTCCGGGGACGTTCGCTGGCACGTCGCTTGCTCTTCCTGGGGCGTGAGGTTGGCGACTCCGGGCGAGTCGGTGGAGGTGACGCGTGGCGAACTTCAACAGCGTGGTCGTGGTCGGGCGGTTGACGCGGGATCCGGAGCTGCGCTACACGCCGAGCGGGGCTCCCGTCTGCAGCTTCAGCATCGCGACGTCGCGCCGGTACGTCAAGGAGGACGGCCAGCGGGCGGAGGCGACGACGTTCCTGGACGTGGACGTCTGGCGGCGGATGGCGGAGATCTGCAAGCAGTTTCTTCGCAAGGGGCGGGAGGTGCTGGTGCTGGGAAGCCTCCGGCAGTCGCGCTGG
The DNA window shown above is from Planctomycetota bacterium and carries:
- the ssb gene encoding single-stranded DNA-binding protein; the encoded protein is MANFNSVVVVGRLTRDPELRYTPSGAPVCSFSIATSRRYVKEDGQRAEATTFLDVDVWRRMAEICKQFLRKGREVLVLGSLRQSRWKDPKTQESRSRIRIVAQQVQFLGGRREAQGDAAAGTPEESGPEPEEE